A genomic region of Micromonospora sp. NBC_01796 contains the following coding sequences:
- a CDS encoding 4Fe-4S dicluster domain-containing protein has translation MGFDLREAATGMADPATVGGYGAHPERVGFFTDTSVCIGCKACEVACKEWNTLAEDGLNFTGMSYDNSIGLGADTWRHVAFIEQPRQLGRQETYLAPTELPGELKQVAAGRTPVSLGLPASAPPDGVVGTVREMDFRWLMSSDVCKHCTHAACLDVCPTGSLFRTEFGTVVVQEDICNGCGYCVPACPYGVIDKRPTDGRVAKCTMCYDRLSVGQEPACAKSCPTDSIQFGELDELRERAAARVLALQADGVTSARLYGADPNDGVGGAGAFFLLLDEPEVYGLPPDPVVTTRDLPAMWRRVGLAAAGLLVGLIAVTVSGASAPTGARR, from the coding sequence ATGGGCTTCGACCTGCGTGAGGCGGCCACCGGCATGGCCGACCCGGCGACCGTCGGCGGCTACGGCGCACATCCGGAACGGGTCGGCTTCTTCACCGACACCAGCGTCTGCATCGGCTGCAAGGCCTGCGAGGTGGCCTGCAAGGAGTGGAACACCCTCGCCGAGGACGGCCTGAACTTCACCGGCATGTCGTACGACAACAGCATCGGGCTCGGCGCCGACACCTGGCGGCACGTCGCGTTCATCGAACAGCCCCGCCAACTGGGCCGGCAGGAGACGTACCTGGCCCCGACCGAGCTGCCCGGCGAGCTGAAGCAGGTGGCGGCCGGACGCACCCCGGTCTCGCTCGGACTGCCGGCGTCGGCCCCGCCGGACGGGGTGGTCGGCACCGTACGGGAGATGGACTTCCGCTGGCTGATGTCCTCGGACGTGTGCAAGCACTGCACCCACGCCGCCTGCCTGGACGTCTGCCCCACCGGCTCGCTGTTCCGTACCGAGTTCGGCACGGTCGTGGTGCAGGAGGACATCTGCAACGGCTGCGGCTACTGCGTGCCCGCCTGCCCGTACGGCGTGATCGACAAACGGCCGACGGACGGCCGGGTGGCGAAGTGCACCATGTGTTACGACCGACTCTCGGTCGGCCAGGAGCCGGCGTGCGCCAAGAGCTGCCCGACCGACTCCATCCAGTTCGGCGAGCTCGACGAGCTGCGGGAGCGCGCCGCCGCACGGGTGCTCGCCCTACAGGCGGACGGGGTGACCAGTGCCCGGCTCTACGGCGCCGACCCGAACGACGGCGTCGGCGGTGCTGGCGCGTTCTTCCTGCTGCTCGACGAGCCCGAGGTCTACGGACTGCCGCCGGATCCGGTGGTGACCACCCGCGACCTGCCCGCCATGTGGCGGCGGGTCGGACTGGCGGCAGCGGGCCTCCTGGTCGGCCTGATCGCGGTCACCGTCTCCGGCGCCAGCGCCCCGACGGGAGCACGACGATGA
- the nrfD gene encoding NrfD/PsrC family molybdoenzyme membrane anchor subunit: MNRPDVPAGAATLTDVRLDRAPDLPAERDAVVGSAGRPGRRQRGERLMVPKADFRSYYGRPVLNAPTWEAPDIAGYLFLGGLAGASSTLAAAAELTGRPALARGLKAGAATAIAGSLYTLVHDLGRPERFINMLRVVKVTSPMSIGSWLLAGYAPMAITAAASAVTGRLSVPGRLATIGAALLGPAVAAYTGALISNTAVPAWHEGHREMPLLFVGSAAASAGGLGLLVGSGAESAPARRAAMLGAVAELTMTRRLEQRLGPLAEPLQQDLGGALIRAGKVLSATAALTLALAGRNRKAGVAAGVALLAGSLCTRFGIFHAGLASARDPKYTVGPQRERLAARDRAAKEST, from the coding sequence ATGAACCGTCCCGACGTTCCGGCGGGAGCCGCGACGCTGACCGACGTACGACTCGACCGCGCGCCGGACCTGCCCGCCGAGCGGGACGCGGTGGTCGGGTCGGCCGGACGCCCCGGACGGCGCCAGCGCGGCGAGCGGCTGATGGTGCCGAAGGCGGACTTCCGCTCGTACTACGGGCGACCGGTGCTCAACGCACCGACCTGGGAGGCGCCCGACATCGCCGGTTACCTGTTCCTCGGCGGTCTGGCCGGCGCCTCCTCCACCCTCGCCGCGGCAGCCGAACTCACCGGCCGGCCGGCACTCGCCCGAGGGCTGAAGGCCGGCGCCGCCACCGCCATCGCCGGATCGCTCTACACCCTGGTCCACGACCTCGGCCGTCCGGAACGGTTCATCAACATGCTCCGGGTGGTCAAGGTGACCTCGCCGATGAGCATCGGGTCGTGGCTGCTCGCCGGCTACGCACCGATGGCGATCACCGCAGCCGCCAGCGCGGTCACCGGTCGGCTGTCCGTACCCGGCCGGCTGGCCACCATCGGCGCGGCCCTGCTCGGGCCGGCGGTCGCCGCGTACACCGGGGCCCTGATCTCGAACACGGCGGTGCCGGCCTGGCACGAGGGCCACCGGGAGATGCCGCTGCTCTTCGTCGGCTCGGCCGCCGCGTCGGCCGGCGGACTCGGCCTGCTGGTCGGATCCGGCGCCGAGTCCGCACCGGCCCGCCGGGCGGCGATGCTCGGCGCCGTCGCCGAGCTGACCATGACCCGCCGGCTGGAGCAACGGCTCGGCCCGCTCGCCGAACCACTGCAACAGGACCTCGGAGGGGCGCTGATCCGAGCCGGCAAGGTCCTCAGCGCCACCGCCGCGCTGACCCTGGCGCTCGCCGGACGCAACCGGAAGGCCGGCGTCGCGGCCGGGGTGGCACTGCTCGCCGGCTCCCTCTGCACCCGGTTCGGCATCTTCCACGCCGGCCTCGCCTCGGCCCGCGACCCGAAGTACACCGTGGGACCGCAGCGCGAACGGCTCGCCGCCCGCGACCGGGCCGCGAAGGAGTCGACATGA
- a CDS encoding M28 family peptidase, translated as MITTVDVIAVVVRTYVAGPPRPHRRSSVDTSADPSPSPDNSPSGSALSRRRALAIGLGGAAGLAIASPAWAVTDHRPGAHRPPTLNPGDRLVAGRVSARRAIDHLRVLSERIGPRIGGTPSERAAANYLEDVLDDLGYRTTLQPFPVADKFLAQLSSRPGLPDDLNWQVGASPHAALNTRVSGRVVDVAAGAPANYPEDVTGKVVLVDYVAAQRETLVATAVARGAAAVVFLPADLVEPRRASAFAPTLPGSATTPVPIPVVGVAQAQKHRLRERLAARPFTLTVATTAHRGLTSHNVLAERAPRRDASTSPVVMVSAHYDTVIGAPGANDDGSGTVLCLELARVLRSLPTDATIRFGLWGSEEQGLIGSRYYVAQLPQAERDRIVAVYQNDMVATSWDPATRYWLLSFDGLANRATTEVAAAATRLGYEPRISPVTLRGSSDHQSFQEVGIASANFSWRGEESPALLEPPYHSPEDTIAKNVSAERLQVSLELIGCAAYATARNPT; from the coding sequence GTGATCACTACCGTCGATGTGATCGCTGTCGTCGTCCGTACCTACGTCGCCGGGCCGCCCCGGCCGCACCGGAGGTCTTCTGTGGACACCAGCGCCGACCCGTCCCCCTCGCCCGACAACTCCCCGTCAGGCTCGGCCTTGTCCCGACGCCGCGCCCTGGCCATCGGCCTTGGTGGCGCCGCCGGTCTCGCCATAGCGTCACCCGCCTGGGCCGTGACCGACCATCGGCCGGGAGCGCACCGCCCGCCCACGCTCAACCCGGGCGACCGCCTCGTTGCCGGACGGGTCTCGGCTCGGCGGGCCATCGACCACCTGCGGGTCCTCTCCGAGCGGATCGGCCCGCGCATCGGCGGCACCCCATCGGAACGCGCCGCCGCGAACTACCTGGAAGACGTGCTGGACGACCTCGGCTACCGGACCACGCTCCAGCCGTTCCCGGTCGCGGACAAGTTCCTGGCCCAGCTCAGCTCCCGCCCGGGGCTGCCCGACGACCTGAACTGGCAGGTCGGCGCGTCACCGCACGCCGCCCTGAACACCCGGGTCAGCGGTCGGGTGGTCGACGTGGCGGCCGGCGCACCGGCCAACTACCCCGAGGACGTCACCGGCAAGGTGGTACTCGTCGACTACGTGGCGGCACAGCGCGAGACGCTCGTCGCGACCGCCGTGGCGCGGGGGGCGGCGGCCGTGGTGTTCCTCCCGGCCGACCTGGTGGAGCCGCGACGGGCCTCGGCCTTCGCACCGACCCTGCCCGGCTCGGCCACCACGCCGGTGCCGATCCCGGTCGTCGGTGTGGCTCAGGCACAGAAGCACCGGCTCCGGGAACGCCTCGCCGCCCGCCCGTTCACGCTCACCGTCGCCACCACCGCACACCGTGGCCTCACCTCCCACAACGTGCTCGCCGAGCGGGCACCGCGACGGGACGCGAGCACCAGCCCGGTGGTGATGGTGAGCGCCCACTACGACACCGTGATCGGTGCGCCGGGCGCCAACGACGACGGCTCGGGCACCGTACTCTGCCTCGAACTGGCCCGGGTGCTGCGCTCCCTGCCGACCGACGCGACCATCCGCTTCGGACTGTGGGGCTCGGAGGAGCAGGGCCTGATCGGCTCGCGGTACTACGTGGCCCAGTTGCCCCAGGCCGAACGCGACCGGATCGTGGCGGTCTACCAGAACGACATGGTGGCGACGAGCTGGGATCCGGCGACCCGCTACTGGCTGCTTTCCTTCGACGGACTGGCGAACCGGGCGACCACCGAGGTCGCCGCCGCCGCCACCCGACTCGGCTACGAGCCGCGCATCTCCCCGGTGACCCTGCGCGGCTCCAGTGACCACCAGTCGTTCCAGGAGGTCGGCATCGCCAGCGCCAACTTCTCCTGGCGTGGGGAGGAGTCCCCGGCACTGCTCGAACCGCCGTACCACAGCCCCGAGGACACCATCGCCAAGAACGTCAGCGCCGAACGCCTCCAGGTCTCCCTGGAACTGATCGGCTGCGCCGCCTACGCCACCGCCCGCAACCCCACCTAA
- a CDS encoding endonuclease domain-containing protein, with the protein MLPEIYADARLVAADPPGAVASPLTGLAPALRRRAVLMYADGRGALSHTTALDVWALRRQPADEPLHLSIPQGVALRSRSGLVVHRRIGFEVAPPQAMIRGNLRVVRIERALVEAWPLLAPAERPESVIGAVNQRLTTPDRIGVALMALPRLSGRAELRVLLDRLAAGCRSALEIWGHDHVFTGPGMPRFQRQVRIQVANRTMYLDVYAERERVAFELDGAATHGDPRQREIDLRRDALLATVGIMVVRFSHRRLVHDTAQVRREIIAILATR; encoded by the coding sequence GTGCTACCCGAGATCTACGCGGACGCGCGACTCGTGGCCGCCGACCCACCGGGTGCCGTCGCCTCCCCGCTCACCGGTCTGGCACCCGCGCTGCGTCGACGAGCGGTGCTGATGTACGCGGACGGGCGCGGGGCATTGAGCCACACCACCGCGCTCGACGTATGGGCCCTACGGCGACAGCCCGCTGACGAACCGCTGCATCTGAGCATTCCCCAGGGGGTCGCCCTACGGAGTAGGTCCGGCCTTGTGGTTCATCGCCGAATCGGGTTCGAGGTGGCACCTCCGCAGGCGATGATCCGTGGGAACCTGCGGGTGGTCCGGATCGAGCGGGCCCTTGTCGAGGCGTGGCCACTGCTGGCGCCGGCCGAACGACCCGAGTCGGTAATCGGTGCGGTCAACCAGAGGCTGACCACGCCCGACCGGATCGGCGTCGCTCTGATGGCGCTGCCTCGATTGTCGGGCCGGGCCGAACTGCGGGTGTTGCTCGATCGGCTGGCTGCGGGGTGCCGGAGCGCGTTGGAGATCTGGGGACACGACCATGTCTTCACCGGTCCGGGAATGCCGCGGTTCCAGCGCCAGGTCCGTATCCAGGTCGCGAACCGGACGATGTACCTCGACGTGTACGCCGAACGGGAGCGGGTCGCCTTCGAACTCGACGGAGCGGCAACCCATGGCGATCCCCGTCAACGGGAGATCGACCTGCGACGCGACGCCCTGCTCGCCACGGTCGGCATCATGGTCGTCCGGTTCAGCCACCGACGACTGGTTCACGACACTGCGCAGGTACGCCGCGAGATCATCGCCATCCTGGCCACGCGCTGA